Proteins encoded together in one Rubripirellula reticaptiva window:
- a CDS encoding family 16 glycoside hydrolase, whose amino-acid sequence MKSQLHTVRTIALALVAAIGLFAGGSVRGDAAKAMTESVGEETSFNADWTFHNGEADVAEAVDFDDSVWRSLNLSHDWAIEGPFDVKYNAHCGGLPFHGTGWYRKTFQVPAYAKGKVAAITFDGAMYNAHVWVNGTFVGNRPFGYIEFQYDISKHLRYGKENIISVRLKTEDLSSRWYPGARLYRNVWLEYKNPLHLAHWGTFVSTPIVQEDRPTVAVETAIVQYPNADVWTDAKLAAKEFPGFDFIGEYVKDGQAVQVTPSGDKFYLSIYQGGLPGSGWDHSPIAHQWENLDGMATRLQGWNKIDRSETVVGKKPSEDATVLFDGSNVDAWNNGKIENGVLKAGAVTKQKYRDFTLYLEFQIPLKPQPPISHPHRGNSGVFAVGAYEVQISDTFGLDHDPQAWEGIDMLKPVNTWSGSIYGIRSADQNMCLPPLTWQSMEIDFRAARFKDGVKTADAVISVIHNGVKVHDHVSLPEGTGGGPSGPRDEVAEGPIYLQNHGNPNRFRNIWIVSR is encoded by the coding sequence ATGAAAAGTCAACTCCACACCGTCCGCACGATTGCTTTGGCACTTGTCGCGGCAATTGGCCTGTTCGCCGGCGGATCGGTCCGCGGTGATGCTGCAAAGGCGATGACTGAAAGCGTTGGCGAAGAAACATCATTCAACGCCGACTGGACGTTCCATAACGGCGAAGCAGACGTTGCCGAGGCAGTTGACTTTGACGACTCGGTGTGGCGGTCGCTGAACTTGTCGCACGATTGGGCGATCGAAGGTCCATTCGATGTGAAGTACAACGCTCACTGCGGTGGGCTGCCGTTTCATGGGACAGGTTGGTATCGCAAGACGTTCCAAGTGCCCGCATACGCAAAGGGGAAAGTCGCTGCAATCACTTTTGACGGCGCGATGTACAACGCCCACGTTTGGGTGAACGGCACGTTCGTGGGCAATCGTCCGTTCGGATATATAGAGTTCCAGTACGACATCAGCAAGCACTTACGATACGGCAAAGAAAACATCATTTCCGTCCGGCTAAAAACAGAAGACCTTTCCTCGCGTTGGTATCCCGGCGCGAGGCTCTATCGAAACGTTTGGCTCGAGTACAAAAACCCGCTGCACTTGGCTCACTGGGGAACCTTTGTTTCGACGCCGATTGTCCAAGAAGACCGTCCGACGGTCGCTGTCGAAACAGCGATCGTTCAGTACCCAAACGCGGACGTCTGGACGGATGCAAAACTTGCGGCAAAAGAGTTTCCTGGATTTGACTTCATCGGCGAGTACGTGAAAGACGGCCAAGCCGTTCAAGTCACTCCATCGGGCGACAAGTTTTATCTGTCGATCTACCAAGGCGGCTTACCGGGATCCGGTTGGGATCACAGCCCGATTGCCCACCAGTGGGAAAATCTTGATGGAATGGCGACCCGACTGCAGGGTTGGAACAAGATCGATCGCAGCGAAACAGTTGTTGGCAAAAAGCCATCCGAGGATGCAACCGTGCTGTTCGACGGATCCAACGTCGATGCTTGGAATAACGGAAAGATCGAAAACGGTGTCTTGAAAGCAGGCGCAGTGACCAAGCAAAAGTATCGCGACTTTACCTTGTACCTCGAGTTTCAAATTCCGCTGAAACCCCAACCGCCGATCAGCCATCCGCATCGAGGGAACAGCGGCGTGTTTGCAGTAGGCGCCTACGAGGTTCAGATTTCGGACACGTTCGGCCTCGATCACGATCCCCAGGCATGGGAAGGCATCGACATGCTTAAACCGGTCAACACTTGGTCTGGAAGCATCTATGGAATTCGCTCGGCGGATCAAAACATGTGTCTACCGCCGCTGACTTGGCAAAGCATGGAGATCGATTTCAGGGCAGCTCGTTTCAAAGACGGCGTCAAGACTGCCGATGCCGTTATTTCCGTGATCCATAACGGTGTCAAAGTTCATGACCACGTTAGCCTGCCCGAAGGCACCGGCGGCGGACCAAGTGGGCCGCGAGATGAAGTCGCCGAAGGGCCGATCTATCTACAAAACCATGGCAACCCCAACCGATTTCGCAATATCTGGATCGTTTCTCGATAG